One genomic segment of Chitinivibrio alkaliphilus ACht1 includes these proteins:
- a CDS encoding GNAT family N-acetyltransferase: MARQIWTDQYVPIVGQQQVDYMLETYQNKKDLITQLQEGYEYYTIARDERLVGYMALVPKEHMLLLSKIYVARSERGHGLGQKMLAFAEHICQERGIKTIYLRVNKNNTHSIAWYRHSGFEKGRSLIQNIGNGFFMDDYEMEKSIADCSQSHHIFKT, translated from the coding sequence TTGGCTCGTCAGATCTGGACAGACCAATATGTCCCCATAGTTGGGCAGCAACAAGTTGACTACATGCTTGAAACCTATCAAAATAAGAAAGATCTCATCACCCAACTCCAAGAGGGGTATGAATACTACACCATTGCACGCGACGAAAGACTTGTGGGATATATGGCCCTTGTTCCCAAGGAACACATGCTGTTGCTCAGCAAAATATATGTCGCACGCAGTGAACGTGGCCACGGCCTTGGACAGAAGATGCTTGCCTTTGCAGAACATATTTGTCAAGAACGTGGCATAAAAACCATCTATTTACGAGTAAATAAAAACAACACGCACTCCATAGCATGGTATCGCCACAGTGGGTTTGAGAAAGGGAGATCTCTGATACAGAACATAGGCAACGGTTTTTTTATGGATGACTATGAAATGGAAAAATCCATTGCTGACTGCTCACAGTCACACCATATTTTTAAAACGTAA
- a CDS encoding STAS domain-containing protein produces MKYEVEERGEYLVIHVVGDITKKAYLEILDESISDHIDAGHHRFVFNLEKVEKIDLDGIDLFIGCLTDVTEHGGGVYIVAEDNDVLQVLKDNSLDKLIPIYETDEAFAADHGISSLD; encoded by the coding sequence GTGAAGTATGAGGTAGAAGAGCGCGGAGAATATCTCGTGATACATGTGGTTGGGGATATTACCAAGAAAGCCTATTTAGAAATTCTTGATGAGTCTATCAGTGATCATATTGATGCCGGGCACCATCGCTTTGTCTTTAACCTGGAAAAGGTTGAAAAGATTGACCTCGATGGTATTGACCTCTTTATCGGGTGCTTAACCGATGTCACTGAACATGGCGGCGGTGTCTATATTGTAGCAGAGGACAATGATGTTCTGCAAGTACTTAAGGATAACAGCCTTGATAAACTTATCCCTATCTACGAAACAGACGAAGCATTTGCTGCTGATCACGGGATCTCATCCCTTGACTAA
- a CDS encoding tetratricopeptide repeat protein translates to MIKVFAAVVLGSAVVAFLLFVFQYGDGIGFFARGGKDLESLLERGRPKHVISRLETLPSQERGSAENLLLFGKAAYLATWQAYEEDSWRTYAEDLDDWFSSPLLLEGIQALQRAAEVDETAESALLYLGVIFMERGMFDSSRVYYERLLRRNTSHYQGLVNYGVLLSRMGKNERARAVLQEAEQRYPDDPAVIKNLFWLYLYTLHEYETAVEYGDRYVRIAREQRGVHDLPKVIQEMRHILERFPEYDSDTLYLRQSEPPRFQPRESMQRWRERMERTP, encoded by the coding sequence TTGATAAAAGTCTTTGCGGCAGTTGTTCTCGGCTCAGCCGTGGTTGCTTTTTTATTGTTTGTTTTTCAGTATGGTGACGGGATTGGTTTCTTTGCACGGGGAGGGAAAGATCTTGAATCCCTTCTTGAGCGAGGACGTCCTAAGCACGTAATATCCCGACTTGAAACCTTGCCATCGCAAGAGCGGGGGAGTGCTGAAAATCTTCTGCTGTTTGGAAAAGCCGCATATTTAGCTACATGGCAAGCCTATGAAGAAGATTCATGGCGTACCTATGCGGAAGATCTGGATGACTGGTTCTCTTCTCCGCTTCTCTTAGAAGGGATACAGGCCTTACAGCGTGCCGCTGAGGTTGATGAAACCGCTGAGTCGGCCTTACTCTATTTAGGAGTGATCTTTATGGAACGAGGGATGTTTGATTCCTCCCGTGTATATTACGAGCGCCTTCTGCGCCGCAACACGTCCCATTACCAAGGCTTAGTAAACTACGGTGTGCTCCTTTCCCGTATGGGAAAAAATGAACGGGCACGTGCTGTCTTACAGGAAGCAGAGCAGCGTTACCCCGATGATCCTGCCGTGATAAAAAATCTGTTCTGGCTTTATTTATATACCCTTCATGAGTATGAAACTGCAGTTGAATATGGTGATCGGTATGTGCGCATTGCCCGAGAGCAAAGGGGAGTACATGATCTCCCTAAGGTAATTCAAGAGATGCGCCATATTTTAGAACGGTTTCCCGAATATGATAGTGACACCTTGTATCTACGTCAGAGTGAGCCACCGAGGTTTCAGCCTCGAGAATCTATGCAACGTTGGCGTGAACGTATGGAAAGGACCCCATAA
- a CDS encoding squalene/phytoene synthase family protein codes for MKIERQLDRFKKSLVEGRSINEKIFCRVILHKVSRTYALTIRSLGQPFREPVLIGYLICRIADTYEDTVYLSVEKKLEALQLYKELFQYPEKRERNQKALFEITHNAFSLADNEEFLATYISPVITRFSILPKDVQQIMTDTVVEMISGMKDTVRTQDERGTVGTETEEELDAYCYYVAGTVGNMLTRLFQYYSPWIQQDVYERMRGYNSDFGRALQLTNIIKDAMGDLSRGVSFIPRDLARRYNISLHEIHLTENRDTAFKIMEKLIQKALRDLNRAMEYSILIPKGEPRIRIFCMMPVLFAIKTLAAAVQSDDLFNPDRKVKISREEVKRTIRFLFLNCLWDYRVVKEYLGVLSGIEAQLGIAIPHNFRFEKTIPMVHIDHDK; via the coding sequence ATGAAAATAGAACGACAACTTGACCGATTTAAAAAATCCCTTGTTGAAGGCCGTAGCATAAATGAAAAAATATTCTGTCGGGTTATTCTTCATAAGGTATCGCGAACCTATGCTTTAACAATCCGTTCTCTTGGTCAGCCCTTTCGTGAACCTGTCTTAATTGGATATCTTATCTGTAGGATTGCTGATACCTACGAAGATACGGTGTATCTTTCTGTGGAAAAAAAATTGGAGGCACTTCAATTGTACAAGGAGTTGTTTCAGTATCCTGAGAAACGGGAAAGGAATCAAAAGGCCCTTTTTGAAATTACGCACAATGCCTTTTCCCTTGCGGATAATGAAGAATTTCTTGCCACCTATATTTCACCGGTGATTACGCGTTTTTCTATTCTTCCCAAGGACGTGCAACAGATAATGACAGACACGGTGGTGGAAATGATTTCTGGAATGAAAGATACGGTGCGTACCCAAGATGAACGGGGCACCGTAGGAACGGAAACAGAGGAAGAATTAGATGCCTATTGTTACTATGTGGCCGGTACGGTGGGAAACATGCTTACCCGGCTTTTTCAGTACTACTCTCCATGGATACAGCAAGACGTGTATGAACGAATGCGGGGGTATAATTCAGATTTCGGTCGAGCTTTGCAACTCACCAATATTATTAAGGACGCCATGGGCGATTTATCCCGTGGAGTGAGTTTTATCCCACGAGATCTTGCACGTCGGTATAATATTTCTCTCCATGAAATTCACCTCACAGAAAACCGTGATACTGCATTTAAAATTATGGAAAAGCTTATTCAAAAGGCCTTGAGAGACCTCAACCGCGCCATGGAATATTCTATTTTAATTCCCAAGGGAGAACCGCGCATACGAATATTTTGTATGATGCCCGTTCTTTTTGCCATAAAAACACTTGCCGCTGCAGTCCAGAGTGATGATCTTTTTAATCCAGACAGGAAAGTAAAAATATCACGGGAGGAAGTAAAGCGCACAATTCGGTTTCTCTTTCTTAATTGTCTCTGGGACTACCGTGTGGTAAAAGAGTATCTGGGTGTTTTGTCTGGGATAGAAGCGCAATTAGGCATTGCAATTCCTCATAATTTCCGTTTTGAAAAAACGATTCCCATGGTACATATTGATCATGATAAATAG
- a CDS encoding cob(I)yrinic acid a,c-diamide adenosyltransferase, whose protein sequence is MINRHPYIHVYTGNGKGKTTAALGVSLRYLGHGGRVFFASFLKGQECGESRLCSTLSERMTYRQYGQASFVRSVTEKDEQLVNQGLYEISQTIQQATDPFGLLVLDEIHHLFSLNLLTQSSFLQFLHDLSSVDDIICTGRSAPSFLREMAAVVTSMECEKHYFSRGISARKGVDY, encoded by the coding sequence ATGATAAATAGGCACCCTTATATTCATGTCTACACGGGAAACGGAAAGGGGAAAACCACGGCAGCTCTTGGTGTTTCCTTGCGTTATCTGGGGCATGGTGGACGGGTGTTTTTTGCATCGTTTCTTAAGGGGCAGGAGTGTGGTGAGTCTCGCCTGTGTTCAACGCTCTCAGAAAGAATGACCTATCGTCAGTATGGACAGGCTTCCTTTGTACGGAGTGTAACAGAAAAAGACGAGCAGTTAGTGAACCAGGGCTTATACGAAATTTCTCAAACGATTCAACAAGCCACCGATCCCTTTGGGCTTCTTGTTCTTGATGAAATTCACCATCTCTTCTCTCTCAACCTTCTCACACAATCCTCCTTTTTGCAGTTTCTTCATGATCTTTCATCTGTAGATGATATCATTTGCACCGGTCGCTCAGCCCCCTCATTTCTTCGTGAAATGGCCGCTGTAGTCACCTCTATGGAGTGCGAAAAGCACTATTTTTCCAGGGGTATTTCCGCACGTAAAGGGGTTGACTATTAG